One Schistocerca nitens isolate TAMUIC-IGC-003100 chromosome 1, iqSchNite1.1, whole genome shotgun sequence DNA segment encodes these proteins:
- the LOC126248045 gene encoding calcineurin B homologous protein 1: protein MGNRSSLLLREEEIAQIQEETGFTPHQIERLYSRFTSLDRGDCGTLSREDFLRIPELAINPLGDRIVHAFFEEGCSDRVNFLQFMQVLAHFRPIKKGRDNKLNSREQKLKFAFKMYDLDNDEKISRDELLAILHMMVGANISEEQLTSIAERTILEADQNGDQMISFEEFCKALERTDVEQKMSIRFLN from the exons ATGGGTAACAGATCTTCGCTTCTTTTGAGGGAAGAGGAGATCGCGCAGATACAAGAAGAAACTGGAT TTACTCCCCACCAGATTGAGAGATTGTACAGCAGGTTCACAAGTTTAGACCGTGGTGACTGCGGAACATTAAGCAGGGAAGACTTTCTTCGCATACCGGAATTGGCAATCAATCCTCTTGGCGACAGAATCGTGCACGCATTTTTTGAAGAGGGTTGCAGCGATCGCGTCAATTTTCTACAGTTCATGCAAGTTCTAGCACACTTCCGACCGATTAAGAAAGGTCGAGACAATAAGCTAAATTCGAGAGAGCAGAAGCTTAAGT TTGCCTTTAAAATGTACGATTTGGATAATGATGAAAAAATATCTAGGGATGAATTACTAGCCATTCTTCATATGATGGTAGGGGCAAACATAAG TGAAGAGCAACTGACAAGTATTGCTGAACGTACGATTTTAGAAGCTGATCAAAATGGTGACCAAATGATTTCATTTGAAGAATTCTGTAAGGCTTTGGAGCGGACAGATGTGGAACAGAAGATGTCAATTAGATTTCTTAATTGA